The Thermanaerovibrio acidaminovorans DSM 6589 genome contains a region encoding:
- a CDS encoding cupin domain-containing protein, producing the protein MARPSRWDSSPLGGGLRVPAGSPWGGWIYRSFIPRPWSLEGKPAEGVCPLNREELKGMIREVLLDILKDQGVEGSSVPKVRDPSGVLAVRAGEVRPERFDTGKPSDRVYLKDILSLEESPRLGCGVMEMERSTFKWTLRYDEVDYVIDGTLEIVVDGRRVVGHKGDVIFIPANSTIHFSTPDFVRFLYVTYPADWASQ; encoded by the coding sequence ATGGCCAGGCCAAGTAGGTGGGATTCGAGCCCTTTGGGCGGGGGCCTGAGGGTCCCCGCCGGCTCCCCTTGGGGGGGCTGGATCTACAGGAGCTTCATCCCCAGGCCCTGGAGCCTGGAGGGGAAGCCCGCGGAGGGGGTGTGTCCTTTGAACCGGGAAGAGCTTAAGGGAATGATCAGGGAGGTACTTCTGGACATACTGAAGGACCAGGGGGTGGAGGGGTCGTCGGTACCCAAGGTCCGGGACCCCAGCGGGGTGCTGGCGGTCAGGGCCGGGGAGGTCCGGCCCGAGAGGTTCGACACCGGCAAGCCCTCGGACCGGGTCTACCTCAAGGACATCCTCTCCCTGGAGGAGAGCCCCCGGCTGGGGTGCGGGGTGATGGAGATGGAGAGGAGCACCTTCAAGTGGACCCTCCGGTACGACGAGGTGGACTACGTGATAGACGGGACCCTGGAGATAGTGGTGGACGGCCGGCGGGTGGTGGGGCACAAGGGGGACGTGATCTTCATCCCCGCCAACTCCACCATCCACTTCAGCACCCCGGACTTCGTCCGGTTCCTCTACGTGACCTATCCCGCCGACTGGGCATCCCAGTGA
- a CDS encoding 4Fe-4S dicluster domain-containing protein has protein sequence MEDLVSAVRDAGVVGAGGAGFPTHVKLGGGCESVLVNGAECEPLLEVDQQLMALYPSRVLEALDAVVRSLGAREGIIGIKDKYREALEALGGEIGGFPSLRLHVLPNVYPAGDEQVLVYEATGRIVPEGGIPLEVGVVVLNVETLLNIWGAMRGIPVTEKYLTVCGEVHRPATVRVPLGVSFGEVVAAVGGSPLKDFVVIDGGPMMGRVVRRMDEPVTKTTKGLIVLPPDHPLVVAKERDMRSMMSLAKTACCHCMLCTDLCPRYLLGHRLRPDKLMRLAAYNDTCEGDAAATEAFLCCECGMCEVACVMGLQPWKLNRELKSRMGRMGIRNPHREAPKEVNPFRSFRGFPTPKLLGRLGLSRYGGVHAPMGEVEVQPRRLVLKLKQHIGAPSVPVVAPGKRVARGELLARLGGNVSANLHAPLGGLVESVGEDLLVLRVSDDLGGVEA, from the coding sequence ATGGAGGATCTGGTGAGCGCCGTGAGGGACGCGGGGGTGGTCGGGGCCGGTGGGGCCGGGTTCCCCACCCATGTGAAGCTTGGCGGCGGGTGTGAGTCGGTCCTGGTGAACGGGGCGGAGTGCGAGCCCCTTCTTGAGGTGGATCAGCAGCTGATGGCCCTGTACCCCTCCAGGGTGTTGGAGGCGCTGGACGCGGTGGTCCGGTCCCTGGGGGCCCGGGAGGGGATCATAGGCATCAAAGACAAGTACCGGGAGGCCTTGGAGGCCCTGGGGGGCGAGATCGGTGGGTTCCCATCCCTCCGTTTGCACGTGTTGCCCAACGTCTACCCCGCCGGGGACGAGCAGGTGCTTGTCTACGAGGCCACGGGTCGGATAGTGCCCGAGGGGGGGATCCCCCTGGAGGTGGGGGTTGTGGTGCTCAACGTGGAGACCCTCCTCAATATCTGGGGGGCCATGCGGGGCATCCCGGTGACGGAGAAGTACCTCACCGTCTGCGGGGAGGTGCATAGACCCGCCACAGTGAGGGTCCCCCTCGGGGTCTCGTTCGGTGAGGTGGTAGCGGCGGTGGGGGGCAGTCCCCTTAAGGATTTCGTGGTGATCGACGGGGGCCCCATGATGGGGAGGGTGGTCCGGCGCATGGACGAGCCGGTTACCAAGACCACCAAGGGGCTCATAGTGCTCCCGCCGGACCATCCCCTGGTGGTGGCCAAGGAGAGGGACATGAGGTCCATGATGAGCCTGGCCAAGACCGCCTGCTGTCACTGCATGCTCTGCACCGACCTTTGTCCCCGTTACCTGCTGGGACATCGGCTGAGGCCCGACAAGCTGATGCGCCTTGCGGCCTACAACGACACCTGTGAGGGGGATGCGGCGGCCACCGAGGCCTTCCTGTGCTGCGAGTGCGGCATGTGCGAGGTGGCATGCGTCATGGGGCTGCAGCCCTGGAAGTTGAACCGGGAGCTCAAGTCCCGGATGGGCAGGATGGGGATAAGGAACCCCCACCGAGAGGCCCCTAAGGAGGTCAACCCCTTCAGGTCCTTCCGGGGTTTCCCGACGCCTAAGCTGCTTGGCAGGCTTGGGCTCTCCCGGTACGGTGGGGTGCACGCCCCCATGGGGGAGGTGGAGGTTCAGCCCCGGCGGCTTGTGTTGAAGCTGAAGCAGCACATAGGAGCCCCCTCGGTCCCGGTGGTGGCCCCCGGGAAGAGGGTCGCAAGAGGGGAGCTCCTGGCCCGGCTGGGGGGGAACGTGTCGGCTAACCTTCACGCCCCCTTGGGGGGGCTGGTGGAGTCCGTGGGGGAGGATCTGCTGGTCCTCCGGGTGTCAGATGATCTTGGGGGGGTTGAAGCTTGA
- a CDS encoding cobalamin adenosyltransferase has translation MKLVTEQDLRAQIGGKEVDRYVVDRDTIVTPSARQYLSDRRIQLVVESPKVDLPAGEEEGPREVLRAALPAPFVGPDGGAFREKPEHMTHLKGNRLVPKGHPVIAFRGKLDTLQARIVALQARAAEVGREDLAEELEDFLGLVRGLVSAEVMGSPVEEIPLMGMEWDQIRRMSHNPRKHFGIGHIRAHYSMGSICAELNLLRALAREAELAAFKAFNREEGPSRPDVIRALNRLSSAFYVMMYRNLPKGYDKEY, from the coding sequence ATGAAGCTGGTGACCGAGCAGGACCTGAGGGCCCAGATAGGGGGTAAGGAGGTGGACCGGTACGTGGTGGACCGGGACACCATAGTTACCCCGTCGGCCCGGCAGTACCTGTCGGATAGGCGGATCCAGCTGGTGGTGGAGAGCCCCAAGGTGGACCTCCCCGCCGGGGAGGAAGAGGGGCCCCGGGAGGTCCTCCGGGCTGCCCTTCCTGCCCCCTTTGTTGGCCCCGACGGGGGGGCCTTCCGGGAGAAGCCGGAGCACATGACCCACCTAAAGGGGAACCGGCTGGTCCCCAAGGGGCATCCGGTGATCGCATTCCGGGGCAAGCTGGACACCCTGCAGGCCCGGATAGTGGCCCTGCAGGCCCGGGCAGCGGAGGTGGGCCGGGAGGACCTGGCGGAGGAGCTGGAGGACTTCCTTGGCCTGGTGAGGGGGCTGGTGAGCGCGGAGGTGATGGGCTCGCCGGTGGAGGAGATCCCCCTCATGGGGATGGAGTGGGATCAGATAAGGCGCATGTCCCACAACCCCCGGAAGCACTTTGGAATTGGGCACATAAGGGCCCACTACTCCATGGGGTCCATATGCGCGGAGCTGAACCTGCTCAGGGCCTTAGCCCGGGAGGCGGAGCTGGCGGCCTTCAAGGCCTTCAACCGGGAGGAGGGACCGAGCCGGCCGGACGTGATAAGGGCACTCAACCGGCTCAGCAGTGCCTTCTACGTGATGATGTACCGGAACCTTCCCAAGGGGTACGATAAGGAGTACTGA
- the eutA gene encoding ethanolamine ammonia-lyase reactivating factor EutA: MGEVLTSVGIDIGTTTTQLIFSQLVLDDRAAMSSAPSVSVVEKRVIYRSRIHFTPLLSPTEIDARAVRRLVEEEYRLAGVDPREVNAGAVIITGDTARKENAQAVLESVEGMAGDFVVATAGSDLEAILAGKGSGAEALSRREGSTVANLDVGGGTTNVAVFREGHVVDTSCLNVGGRLVRLSQDGTVEHVSDLISPVLDHLGLRIRAGDRLEPKVAESICGRMASLCDELLGLVPRTSLLDRMLTSHDLKDPRRELDRITISGGVGDCIHQGVWDDPYRYGDLGVLLARAMMGTRMFALGKVVPPEETIRATVVGAGSHSMELSGSTIGFSHDGVFPLRNLPILRVSEAEEAHCLPQALRERLGWFMDSAGEQMRVALALKGLSNPSFEEVQRLAEEILEGLGDYPVRSGLLVLVVERDMGKALGYALSSRLPQDVRVVSVDGVRVENGDYVDIGRPLARGRVLPVVIKTLVFGA, encoded by the coding sequence ATGGGGGAGGTGCTCACCAGCGTTGGCATAGACATAGGCACCACCACAACCCAGCTTATCTTCAGCCAGCTGGTGCTGGACGACCGGGCCGCCATGTCCTCCGCACCCAGCGTGTCGGTGGTGGAGAAGCGGGTGATCTACCGGAGCCGGATCCACTTCACCCCCCTTCTGTCCCCCACGGAGATAGACGCCCGGGCGGTGAGGCGCCTGGTGGAGGAGGAGTACCGGCTGGCGGGGGTGGATCCCCGGGAGGTGAACGCTGGGGCGGTGATAATAACCGGTGACACCGCCCGGAAGGAGAACGCCCAGGCGGTCCTGGAGAGCGTGGAGGGCATGGCGGGGGACTTCGTGGTGGCCACCGCCGGTTCAGACCTGGAGGCCATCCTGGCCGGCAAGGGGTCGGGGGCGGAGGCCCTCTCCAGGCGGGAGGGCTCCACGGTGGCCAACCTGGACGTGGGTGGCGGGACCACCAACGTGGCGGTCTTCCGGGAGGGGCACGTGGTGGATACCTCGTGCCTCAACGTGGGGGGACGGCTCGTCCGCCTCTCCCAGGATGGCACGGTGGAGCATGTGTCGGACCTGATATCCCCGGTGCTGGATCACCTGGGGCTCCGGATCCGGGCGGGGGATCGGCTGGAGCCTAAGGTGGCGGAGTCCATCTGCGGACGGATGGCTTCCCTGTGCGATGAGCTCCTGGGGCTGGTCCCCAGGACATCCCTGCTGGATCGGATGCTGACGTCCCACGACCTGAAGGACCCCCGCAGGGAGCTGGACCGGATAACCATATCCGGTGGGGTGGGGGACTGCATCCACCAGGGGGTGTGGGACGATCCCTATCGGTACGGGGACCTGGGGGTCCTTCTGGCCCGGGCCATGATGGGCACCCGGATGTTCGCCCTGGGTAAGGTGGTCCCCCCGGAGGAGACCATAAGGGCCACGGTGGTGGGGGCCGGGAGCCACTCCATGGAGCTGAGCGGCAGCACCATAGGGTTCAGCCACGATGGGGTCTTTCCCCTGAGGAACCTGCCGATCCTCAGGGTGTCCGAGGCGGAGGAGGCCCACTGCCTGCCCCAGGCGTTGAGGGAGAGGCTGGGCTGGTTCATGGACTCTGCGGGGGAGCAGATGAGGGTGGCCCTGGCGCTCAAGGGGTTGAGCAACCCATCCTTTGAGGAGGTCCAGCGTCTGGCGGAGGAGATCCTGGAGGGGCTGGGGGACTACCCGGTCAGGTCAGGGCTCTTGGTCCTGGTGGTGGAGCGGGACATGGGGAAGGCGCTGGGCTACGCCCTTTCGAGCCGGCTGCCCCAGGACGTGAGGGTGGTCAGCGTGGACGGCGTGAGGGTTGAGAACGGGGACTACGTGGACATAGGCCGTCCCCTGGCCCGGGGGCGGGTGTTGCCGGTGGTGATAAAGACCCTGGTCTTCGGGGCCTGA
- a CDS encoding BMC domain-containing protein — protein MKGAIGLVEYKTVPKGVEAADAMLKASEVRLLFSSPICPGKYVTIVAGEVDAVRTAVGKAVQVGGIFTVDSHVLPNVHPSVIPALTATGEYGDVEALGLVETISAVAAVSAGDVAAKAASVSLLEIRIARGLGGKGFVVVTGDLGSVEASIRACERKLGEEGGIVSTAVIASPHRDLVSAML, from the coding sequence TTGAAGGGAGCCATAGGCCTTGTGGAGTACAAGACGGTGCCCAAGGGGGTTGAGGCGGCGGACGCCATGCTGAAGGCGTCGGAGGTCAGGCTCCTCTTCTCGTCCCCCATATGTCCCGGCAAGTACGTGACTATAGTGGCTGGAGAGGTGGATGCGGTGAGGACTGCGGTGGGTAAGGCGGTGCAGGTGGGAGGCATCTTCACCGTGGACTCCCACGTGCTCCCCAACGTCCACCCGTCGGTGATCCCCGCATTGACCGCCACGGGGGAGTACGGGGACGTGGAGGCCCTGGGGCTGGTGGAGACCATATCCGCTGTAGCGGCGGTCTCGGCGGGGGACGTGGCCGCCAAGGCCGCGTCGGTTAGCCTTCTGGAGATAAGGATCGCCCGGGGTCTGGGGGGCAAGGGGTTCGTGGTGGTGACCGGTGACCTGGGAAGCGTGGAGGCCTCCATCCGGGCCTGCGAGAGGAAGCTCGGGGAGGAGGGGGGCATCGTCAGCACCGCGGTGATAGCATCCCCCCACCGGGATCTGGTCTCCGCCATGCTCTAG